TAAATTCGAGATTATATAAATATTCTATAACAAAGATGAATAAGACTTGGACTGAAGAGGAAAATAACTTTCTAAAAGAGCAATATCCGTTACAAGGTGTACGAATCGTTGCAGAGAAATTGAATCGCTCAGAGGGTGCCGTTAAAACTCAAGCATCTCATCTTGGAGTTAAGGTTAGCTACGAAAAAAGGCATATATGGTCGAACGAAGAAATTATTTTTTTAAATAAGTATTATCCAATAAGAGGGGCTAAATATGTGGCTGAGCATCTTAAACGGACACACGCCGCAGTTATATTATTCGCTCGAAAACATAAAGTAAAAGTGGTAGAAGAAAAAAGAAAGAGATGGTCGGTCGAAGAAACCAAGTTCCTAATTGAGAACTATACAAAAAAAGGTTCGAGATATATTGCCAACACTTTAAAAATAAAACCACAAACTGTTCGGTCTAAAGTTAAATTCTTAGGTCTCACGCGTGAGCAAAAACTGGAACACGTTCCTTGGAAGAAAGATGAAATAGAATTTTTAAAGTGCAATTACCCTGAGTACGGACCAAATTATGTTGCAAAGTATTTACAAAGAAACAAAAATTCAATTATTTCCTATGCCAACTCTCACGGGATTAAATTTTCTTATTCACTAATACGAGGATGGAAGGAAAAAGACCTCAATTATGTTAAAGCTAATTATCGTGATAAAGGTGTTAGGTATATCGCCAATCACTTAGACAAATCAGAAAAGACTATTCAAAGGTGTGCCGAGCTGCTTGGTATTAAAACTTTAAAGCGACGCAATTGGCAAAAAAATGAAATAAAATTCGTTGAAAAATATTATCAAAAAAAGGGGCTTCTATACATTTCTAAAAAACTTAATCGCTCTGTTAACTCTGCAAAAACCCTAGTTTACAAATTAAAAATAAAGTCTAAAAGGACATGGAAAGAATGGGAAAAACATTATGTTATGCGTCATCATAAAAGTAAAACCGCCCGTTCGATTGCGCGAACATTAGGGAGAACTAAAAATGCTGTTAATCATTATGTCCAAAAAATAAAACGTTTAGAAAACAAAATATAACACACTAAATCATCTGGGTATTTCAATTGTCATTTAGGGATAGAATTCAATTCACAGTAATAGGCGGAGGACAAGAAATCGGCGCCAACTGTTTTTACCTGAACATGGATGGGACAGGAATAATTTTAGATTCCGGGCTACATCCCGAAAAAAATGGGAGCGAAGCACTTCCAAAATTTGAACTCCTCGAAAATCTCACCGCCGATTTCGTACTAATCTCTCACTCACACACAGATCATATTGGAGCTCTTCCTTATTTGATACAAAAAAATCCACACCTAAAAATTTATACAACACCGCAAACTCGTGATCTCGCCGAGGTTATGCTACACAACAGCTTGGCACTTACACAAAAAGAAATAGTGGATAGCGACCCACTTCCAAAATACACTCACGAACAAGTTGACTTGCTCACTGAATCGTTTAACATTTTAAAATATAATGAATCGCTCCCGATTCAAGGTTACAGGCATTTCAGCAATCAGGATATACAAGTTACTTTTTTAGATGCGGGGCATATACTCGGTGCAGCAGGAATACTAATTCAGACAAATGATATTAGGGTATTCTACACGGGCGATACTAATGTGAGCAAACAATCAATTCTTGCCAGCGCAGATTATCCTGACGAACCTATAGATGTTCTGATTTTAGAATGCACTTCAGGCGCTACCGGTTCTTTGGCAAAGCGGAGTGAAGAAGCAAAACGTTTGGCAAAATCGGTAAACAAAATTATTGATAAAGGCGGTTCGATTTTAATTCCGATATTTGCACTCGGAAAATTTCAGGAAACAATTACTCTGCTCCACACAATGATGAGAAAAGGCAGCATACCCCACATCGACATATACACGAGTGGGATGGCTCGTGAAATTTCCGATGTCTATGATTTACACAGATTCAACACAAAGAGGATAAATAATGTTTTCAAGATAAATGAAATACCACAGTTACCAATTATACAAGACGAGTTTCTGACGGGAAAGTATTTTAAAACTCCGAGTATAGTTTTAGCTTCAAGCGGAATGATGTTTGAGGGAACTACATCTTTTGCACTTGCACAACGGTGGTTAAAGGAGAAAAACTTCGGAATTTTCTTCGTAGGATATGTAGCCCCTGATTCTCCCGGATATACAGTGCTAAATTCAAAATTAGGTGATATCATTAAACTCACCGAAATATCCGAAGTAATTAAAGTCGCTTGTGATGTTGATTATTTCCGGCTTACCTCCCACTCGAACCGAGATGACTTGATCTCTGTTGTAAAAAAACTTAAACCGAA
The Bacteroidota bacterium DNA segment above includes these coding regions:
- a CDS encoding MBL fold metallo-hydrolase, whose translation is MSFRDRIQFTVIGGGQEIGANCFYLNMDGTGIILDSGLHPEKNGSEALPKFELLENLTADFVLISHSHTDHIGALPYLIQKNPHLKIYTTPQTRDLAEVMLHNSLALTQKEIVDSDPLPKYTHEQVDLLTESFNILKYNESLPIQGYRHFSNQDIQVTFLDAGHILGAAGILIQTNDIRVFYTGDTNVSKQSILASADYPDEPIDVLILECTSGATGSLAKRSEEAKRLAKSVNKIIDKGGSILIPIFALGKFQETITLLHTMMRKGSIPHIDIYTSGMAREISDVYDLHRFNTKRINNVFKINEIPQLPIIQDEFLTGKYFKTPSIVLASSGMMFEGTTSFALAQRWLKEKNFGIFFVGYVAPDSPGYTVLNSKLGDIIKLTEISEVIKVACDVDYFRLTSHSNRDDLISVVKKLKPKIVILVHGEKKGIDWMEKELLNHFPSINIIKPKIGENYPIKIIEHG